A window from Vigna angularis cultivar LongXiaoDou No.4 chromosome 7, ASM1680809v1, whole genome shotgun sequence encodes these proteins:
- the LOC108338506 gene encoding uncharacterized protein LOC108338506 isoform X1, whose amino-acid sequence MISDCFSDANSIQCALHSLEHLPLSQRRKLLHSLTLQNGTRTSLACEPSLQFGTVVKKEADNFHSLETCPIFGIDDSRVEKTSANVTVLAECATLSAFAGCATIKVEDYQTPSSSVDKDGEASIQLDSPTPKVKKEIHEVDDLDHIVLKERLRMLLTGKLPGLSNTVLESSNGGLLETIMEETLKNGDDQINSANGKAAVVRDQCNDFLEGINISPPLGATCVSSLLTDNASSESKGSVISAGLIEDGPILKSRGIVMQIDSHVEHNIINNDGPFSSTSPTFVKVKDEPWDYCENLNVNKDYLGRISIVLPNVKHEREVHNENDDDQVDHMKLIDRLNFLKSGTDSSLHISTGYSSLKKIRPFCSLSSPIFSKSTKPSSINCRRKRKKTATDSVQEALEEDAPGLLQVLLDKGVLVDEIKLYGEEENDETLDESFGEDSFSELEAVMAKIYLFFPFNGRQISSQRHTFLKFPLTRGSKTSRASYCFACLFSLVEQTRYLKFRKWPVEWGWCRDLQSFIFVFERHNRIVLERPEYGYATYFFELVESLPVQWQVKRLVIAMKLTTCSRISIIENKELVVGEDLSEGEAKVLMEFGWMPSTGLGTMLNYCDRVVHDRKNEEFSSEWRSKIGKLLVDGYKGGTKVKPNVPIKDSQSPVIDSSCSRPMSD is encoded by the exons ATGATTTCTGATTGCTTTTCGGACGCAAATTCAATACAATGTGCTCTCCACTCCCTCGAGCACCTTCCCTTGTCACAGCGCCGAAAATTGCTGCATTCCCTAACGCTCCAAAACGGCACTCGAACGTCGCTCGCTTGCGAGCCCTCTCTGCAGTTCGGTACTGTTGTGAAAAAGGAGGCCGATAATTTCCATTCTCTG GAAACGTGTCCGATATTTGGAATTGATGACAGCAGAGTAGAGAAAACCAGTGCTAATGTTACCGTTTTAGCTGAATGTGCGACACTTTCTGCCTTTGCTGGTTGTGCCACTATAAAGGTTGAAGACTATCAGACTCCTTCGAGTTCTGTTGACAAGGATGGAGAAGCATCTATTCAGTTAGATTCTCCTACTCCAAAGGTGAAAAAGGAGATTCACGAAGTTGATGATCTAGATCATATTGTATTGAAAGAACGGCTAAGGATGCTACTAACTGG GAAGCTTCCAGGATTGTCAAATACAGTTTTAGAg AGTAGTAATGGAGGCTTGTTGGAAACCATCATGGAAGAGACTCTTAAAAACGGAGATGACCAGATTAATTCTGCCAATGGGAAAGCAGCAGTGGTTAGAGACCAGTGTAATGACTTCCTAGAAGGAATTAATATTTCGCCACCACTTGGAGCCACATGTGTATCATCCTTATTAACTGATAATGCCTCATCTGAATCAAAAGGATCGGTAATTTCAGCTGGCCTTATAGAAGATGGGCCTATATTAAAATCCAGAGGAATAGTCATGCAAATTGATTCACATGTGGAACATAATATCATAAACAATGATGGCCCTTTTAGTTCAACCTCTCCAACCTTTGTCAAAGTTAAGGATGAACCTTGGGATTACTGTGAAAACCTCAATGTTAACAAGGATTATTTGGGTAGGATTTCTATCGTACTCCCAAATGTAAAACATGAAAGGGAAGTCCATAATGAAAATGACGATGATCAAGTGGACCATATGAAGTTAATTGATCGACTAAATTTTCTGAAGTCTGGAACAGATTCTAGTTTACATATTTCTACAGGCTACTCATCTTTGAAGAAAATTCGGCCTTTTTGCTCTTTATCGAGCCCTATTTTTTCAAAATCCACTAAACCTTCAAGCATCAACTGTAGgcgcaaaagaaaaaaaacagcCAC TGATTCAGTTCAGGAAGCACTTGAGGAGGATGCTCCCGGGCTCCTGCAG GTATTGCTTGACAAAGGTGTGTTAGTTGATGAAATTAAGCTTTATGGagaggaagaaaatgatgaaacgTTGGATGAATCATTTGGTGAAGATAGCTTTTCAGAACTTGAGGCTGTGATGGCCAAG atttatttattttttcccttCAATGGGAGACAGATTTCTTCTCAACGacacacttttttaaaattcccTTTAACACGCGGCTCAAAGACTTCAAGAGCAAGTTATTGCTTTGCTTGTCTATTCTCACTTGTGGAGCAG ACACGATATTTAAAATTTCGAAAGTGGCCAGTTGAGTGGGGTTGGTGCCGAGATTTGCAAtcgtttatttttgtttttgagagACATAACAG GATAGTACTGGAGCGTCCTGAATATGGTTATGCAACATACTTTTTTGAGCTGGTAGAATCCTTACCTGTCCAATGGCAGGTCAAGCGGTTGGTGATTGCTATGAAATTGACTACATGTAGCAGAATTTCCATTATTGAGAATAAAGAATTGGTG GTTGGAGAAGATTTGAGTGAAGGTGAGGCCAAGGTGCTAATGGAATTTGGTTGGATGCCCAGTACTGGCCTGGGAACTATGCTTAACTACTGTGACAGAGTTGTGCATGACAGGAAAAATGAGGAATTTTCTTCAGAATGGCGATCTAAAATAGGGAAGTTACTGGTGGATGGTTATAAAGGTGGAACCAAAGTGAAGCCTAATGTTCCGATAAAAGATTCTCAAAGCCCTGTCATTGACTCAAGCTGCAGCAGGCCCATGTCTGATTAG
- the LOC108338506 gene encoding uncharacterized protein LOC108338506 isoform X2, giving the protein MISDCFSDANSIQCALHSLEHLPLSQRRKLLHSLTLQNGTRTSLACEPSLQFGTVVKKEADNFHSLETCPIFGIDDSRVEKTSANVTVLAECATLSAFAGCATIKVEDYQTPSSSVDKDGEASIQLDSPTPKVKKEIHEVDDLDHIVLKERLRMLLTGKLPGLSNTVLESSNGGLLETIMEETLKNGDDQINSANGKAAVVRDQCNDFLEGINISPPLGATCVSSLLTDNASSESKGSVISAGLIEDGPILKSRGIVMQIDSHVEHNIINNDGPFSSTSPTFVKVKDEPWDYCENLNVNKDYLGRISIVLPNVKHEREVHNENDDDQVDHMKLIDRLNFLKSGTDSSLHISTGYSSLKKIRPFCSLSSPIFSKSTKPSSINCRRKRKKTATDSVQEALEEDAPGLLQVLLDKGVLVDEIKLYGEEENDETLDESFGEDSFSELEAVMAKISSQRHTFLKFPLTRGSKTSRASYCFACLFSLVEQTRYLKFRKWPVEWGWCRDLQSFIFVFERHNRIVLERPEYGYATYFFELVESLPVQWQVKRLVIAMKLTTCSRISIIENKELVVGEDLSEGEAKVLMEFGWMPSTGLGTMLNYCDRVVHDRKNEEFSSEWRSKIGKLLVDGYKGGTKVKPNVPIKDSQSPVIDSSCSRPMSD; this is encoded by the exons ATGATTTCTGATTGCTTTTCGGACGCAAATTCAATACAATGTGCTCTCCACTCCCTCGAGCACCTTCCCTTGTCACAGCGCCGAAAATTGCTGCATTCCCTAACGCTCCAAAACGGCACTCGAACGTCGCTCGCTTGCGAGCCCTCTCTGCAGTTCGGTACTGTTGTGAAAAAGGAGGCCGATAATTTCCATTCTCTG GAAACGTGTCCGATATTTGGAATTGATGACAGCAGAGTAGAGAAAACCAGTGCTAATGTTACCGTTTTAGCTGAATGTGCGACACTTTCTGCCTTTGCTGGTTGTGCCACTATAAAGGTTGAAGACTATCAGACTCCTTCGAGTTCTGTTGACAAGGATGGAGAAGCATCTATTCAGTTAGATTCTCCTACTCCAAAGGTGAAAAAGGAGATTCACGAAGTTGATGATCTAGATCATATTGTATTGAAAGAACGGCTAAGGATGCTACTAACTGG GAAGCTTCCAGGATTGTCAAATACAGTTTTAGAg AGTAGTAATGGAGGCTTGTTGGAAACCATCATGGAAGAGACTCTTAAAAACGGAGATGACCAGATTAATTCTGCCAATGGGAAAGCAGCAGTGGTTAGAGACCAGTGTAATGACTTCCTAGAAGGAATTAATATTTCGCCACCACTTGGAGCCACATGTGTATCATCCTTATTAACTGATAATGCCTCATCTGAATCAAAAGGATCGGTAATTTCAGCTGGCCTTATAGAAGATGGGCCTATATTAAAATCCAGAGGAATAGTCATGCAAATTGATTCACATGTGGAACATAATATCATAAACAATGATGGCCCTTTTAGTTCAACCTCTCCAACCTTTGTCAAAGTTAAGGATGAACCTTGGGATTACTGTGAAAACCTCAATGTTAACAAGGATTATTTGGGTAGGATTTCTATCGTACTCCCAAATGTAAAACATGAAAGGGAAGTCCATAATGAAAATGACGATGATCAAGTGGACCATATGAAGTTAATTGATCGACTAAATTTTCTGAAGTCTGGAACAGATTCTAGTTTACATATTTCTACAGGCTACTCATCTTTGAAGAAAATTCGGCCTTTTTGCTCTTTATCGAGCCCTATTTTTTCAAAATCCACTAAACCTTCAAGCATCAACTGTAGgcgcaaaagaaaaaaaacagcCAC TGATTCAGTTCAGGAAGCACTTGAGGAGGATGCTCCCGGGCTCCTGCAG GTATTGCTTGACAAAGGTGTGTTAGTTGATGAAATTAAGCTTTATGGagaggaagaaaatgatgaaacgTTGGATGAATCATTTGGTGAAGATAGCTTTTCAGAACTTGAGGCTGTGATGGCCAAG ATTTCTTCTCAACGacacacttttttaaaattcccTTTAACACGCGGCTCAAAGACTTCAAGAGCAAGTTATTGCTTTGCTTGTCTATTCTCACTTGTGGAGCAG ACACGATATTTAAAATTTCGAAAGTGGCCAGTTGAGTGGGGTTGGTGCCGAGATTTGCAAtcgtttatttttgtttttgagagACATAACAG GATAGTACTGGAGCGTCCTGAATATGGTTATGCAACATACTTTTTTGAGCTGGTAGAATCCTTACCTGTCCAATGGCAGGTCAAGCGGTTGGTGATTGCTATGAAATTGACTACATGTAGCAGAATTTCCATTATTGAGAATAAAGAATTGGTG GTTGGAGAAGATTTGAGTGAAGGTGAGGCCAAGGTGCTAATGGAATTTGGTTGGATGCCCAGTACTGGCCTGGGAACTATGCTTAACTACTGTGACAGAGTTGTGCATGACAGGAAAAATGAGGAATTTTCTTCAGAATGGCGATCTAAAATAGGGAAGTTACTGGTGGATGGTTATAAAGGTGGAACCAAAGTGAAGCCTAATGTTCCGATAAAAGATTCTCAAAGCCCTGTCATTGACTCAAGCTGCAGCAGGCCCATGTCTGATTAG
- the LOC108338506 gene encoding uncharacterized protein LOC108338506 isoform X3: MISDCFSDANSIQCALHSLEHLPLSQRRKLLHSLTLQNGTRTSLACEPSLQFGTVVKKEADNFHSLETCPIFGIDDSRVEKTSANVTVLAECATLSAFAGCATIKVEDYQTPSSSVDKDGEASIQLDSPTPKVKKEIHEVDDLDHIVLKERLRMLLTGKLPGLSNTVLESSNGGLLETIMEETLKNGDDQINSANGKAAVVRDQCNDFLEGINISPPLGATCVSSLLTDNASSESKGSVISAGLIEDGPILKSRGIVMQIDSHVEHNIINNDGPFSSTSPTFVKVKDEPWDYCENLNVNKDYLGRISIVLPNVKHEREVHNENDDDQVDHMKLIDRLNFLKSGTDSSLHISTGYSSLKKIRPFCSLSSPIFSKSTKPSSINCRRKRKKTATDSVQEALEEDAPGLLQVLLDKGVLVDEIKLYGEEENDETLDESFGEDSFSELEAVMAKIYLFFPFNGRQISSQRHTFLKFPLTRGSKTSRASYCFACLFSLVEQTRYLKFRKWPVEWGWCRDLQSFIFVFERHNRIVLERPEYGYATYFFELVESLPVQWQVKRLEKI, translated from the exons ATGATTTCTGATTGCTTTTCGGACGCAAATTCAATACAATGTGCTCTCCACTCCCTCGAGCACCTTCCCTTGTCACAGCGCCGAAAATTGCTGCATTCCCTAACGCTCCAAAACGGCACTCGAACGTCGCTCGCTTGCGAGCCCTCTCTGCAGTTCGGTACTGTTGTGAAAAAGGAGGCCGATAATTTCCATTCTCTG GAAACGTGTCCGATATTTGGAATTGATGACAGCAGAGTAGAGAAAACCAGTGCTAATGTTACCGTTTTAGCTGAATGTGCGACACTTTCTGCCTTTGCTGGTTGTGCCACTATAAAGGTTGAAGACTATCAGACTCCTTCGAGTTCTGTTGACAAGGATGGAGAAGCATCTATTCAGTTAGATTCTCCTACTCCAAAGGTGAAAAAGGAGATTCACGAAGTTGATGATCTAGATCATATTGTATTGAAAGAACGGCTAAGGATGCTACTAACTGG GAAGCTTCCAGGATTGTCAAATACAGTTTTAGAg AGTAGTAATGGAGGCTTGTTGGAAACCATCATGGAAGAGACTCTTAAAAACGGAGATGACCAGATTAATTCTGCCAATGGGAAAGCAGCAGTGGTTAGAGACCAGTGTAATGACTTCCTAGAAGGAATTAATATTTCGCCACCACTTGGAGCCACATGTGTATCATCCTTATTAACTGATAATGCCTCATCTGAATCAAAAGGATCGGTAATTTCAGCTGGCCTTATAGAAGATGGGCCTATATTAAAATCCAGAGGAATAGTCATGCAAATTGATTCACATGTGGAACATAATATCATAAACAATGATGGCCCTTTTAGTTCAACCTCTCCAACCTTTGTCAAAGTTAAGGATGAACCTTGGGATTACTGTGAAAACCTCAATGTTAACAAGGATTATTTGGGTAGGATTTCTATCGTACTCCCAAATGTAAAACATGAAAGGGAAGTCCATAATGAAAATGACGATGATCAAGTGGACCATATGAAGTTAATTGATCGACTAAATTTTCTGAAGTCTGGAACAGATTCTAGTTTACATATTTCTACAGGCTACTCATCTTTGAAGAAAATTCGGCCTTTTTGCTCTTTATCGAGCCCTATTTTTTCAAAATCCACTAAACCTTCAAGCATCAACTGTAGgcgcaaaagaaaaaaaacagcCAC TGATTCAGTTCAGGAAGCACTTGAGGAGGATGCTCCCGGGCTCCTGCAG GTATTGCTTGACAAAGGTGTGTTAGTTGATGAAATTAAGCTTTATGGagaggaagaaaatgatgaaacgTTGGATGAATCATTTGGTGAAGATAGCTTTTCAGAACTTGAGGCTGTGATGGCCAAG atttatttattttttcccttCAATGGGAGACAGATTTCTTCTCAACGacacacttttttaaaattcccTTTAACACGCGGCTCAAAGACTTCAAGAGCAAGTTATTGCTTTGCTTGTCTATTCTCACTTGTGGAGCAG ACACGATATTTAAAATTTCGAAAGTGGCCAGTTGAGTGGGGTTGGTGCCGAGATTTGCAAtcgtttatttttgtttttgagagACATAACAG GATAGTACTGGAGCGTCCTGAATATGGTTATGCAACATACTTTTTTGAGCTGGTAGAATCCTTACCTGTCCAATGGCAGGTCAAGCG GTTGGAGAAGATTTGA
- the LOC108338506 gene encoding uncharacterized protein LOC108338506 isoform X4 produces MISDCFSDANSIQCALHSLEHLPLSQRRKLLHSLTLQNGTRTSLACEPSLQFGTVVKKEADNFHSLETCPIFGIDDSRVEKTSANVTVLAECATLSAFAGCATIKVEDYQTPSSSVDKDGEASIQLDSPTPKVKKEIHEVDDLDHIVLKERLRMLLTGKLPGLSNTVLESSNGGLLETIMEETLKNGDDQINSANGKAAVVRDQCNDFLEGINISPPLGATCVSSLLTDNASSESKGSVISAGLIEDGPILKSRGIVMQIDSHVEHNIINNDGPFSSTSPTFVKVKDEPWDYCENLNVNKDYLGRISIVLPNVKHEREVHNENDDDQVDHMKLIDRLNFLKSGTDSSLHISTGYSSLKKIRPFCSLSSPIFSKSTKPSSINCRRKRKKTATDSVQEALEEDAPGLLQVLLDKGVLVDEIKLYGEEENDETLDESFGEDSFSELEAVMAKIYLFFPFNGRQISSQRHTFLKFPLTRGSKTSRASYCFACLFSLVEQTRYLKFRKWPVEWGWCRDLQSFIFVFERHNSTGAS; encoded by the exons ATGATTTCTGATTGCTTTTCGGACGCAAATTCAATACAATGTGCTCTCCACTCCCTCGAGCACCTTCCCTTGTCACAGCGCCGAAAATTGCTGCATTCCCTAACGCTCCAAAACGGCACTCGAACGTCGCTCGCTTGCGAGCCCTCTCTGCAGTTCGGTACTGTTGTGAAAAAGGAGGCCGATAATTTCCATTCTCTG GAAACGTGTCCGATATTTGGAATTGATGACAGCAGAGTAGAGAAAACCAGTGCTAATGTTACCGTTTTAGCTGAATGTGCGACACTTTCTGCCTTTGCTGGTTGTGCCACTATAAAGGTTGAAGACTATCAGACTCCTTCGAGTTCTGTTGACAAGGATGGAGAAGCATCTATTCAGTTAGATTCTCCTACTCCAAAGGTGAAAAAGGAGATTCACGAAGTTGATGATCTAGATCATATTGTATTGAAAGAACGGCTAAGGATGCTACTAACTGG GAAGCTTCCAGGATTGTCAAATACAGTTTTAGAg AGTAGTAATGGAGGCTTGTTGGAAACCATCATGGAAGAGACTCTTAAAAACGGAGATGACCAGATTAATTCTGCCAATGGGAAAGCAGCAGTGGTTAGAGACCAGTGTAATGACTTCCTAGAAGGAATTAATATTTCGCCACCACTTGGAGCCACATGTGTATCATCCTTATTAACTGATAATGCCTCATCTGAATCAAAAGGATCGGTAATTTCAGCTGGCCTTATAGAAGATGGGCCTATATTAAAATCCAGAGGAATAGTCATGCAAATTGATTCACATGTGGAACATAATATCATAAACAATGATGGCCCTTTTAGTTCAACCTCTCCAACCTTTGTCAAAGTTAAGGATGAACCTTGGGATTACTGTGAAAACCTCAATGTTAACAAGGATTATTTGGGTAGGATTTCTATCGTACTCCCAAATGTAAAACATGAAAGGGAAGTCCATAATGAAAATGACGATGATCAAGTGGACCATATGAAGTTAATTGATCGACTAAATTTTCTGAAGTCTGGAACAGATTCTAGTTTACATATTTCTACAGGCTACTCATCTTTGAAGAAAATTCGGCCTTTTTGCTCTTTATCGAGCCCTATTTTTTCAAAATCCACTAAACCTTCAAGCATCAACTGTAGgcgcaaaagaaaaaaaacagcCAC TGATTCAGTTCAGGAAGCACTTGAGGAGGATGCTCCCGGGCTCCTGCAG GTATTGCTTGACAAAGGTGTGTTAGTTGATGAAATTAAGCTTTATGGagaggaagaaaatgatgaaacgTTGGATGAATCATTTGGTGAAGATAGCTTTTCAGAACTTGAGGCTGTGATGGCCAAG atttatttattttttcccttCAATGGGAGACAGATTTCTTCTCAACGacacacttttttaaaattcccTTTAACACGCGGCTCAAAGACTTCAAGAGCAAGTTATTGCTTTGCTTGTCTATTCTCACTTGTGGAGCAG ACACGATATTTAAAATTTCGAAAGTGGCCAGTTGAGTGGGGTTGGTGCCGAGATTTGCAAtcgtttatttttgtttttgagagACATAACAG TACTGGAGCGTCCTGA